One stretch of Candidatus Binatia bacterium DNA includes these proteins:
- a CDS encoding fructose-1,6-bisphosphatase produces MSFEGLLSREFLRVVEEAAIAAARTMGQGDRKLSDRVAVEAMRKSMDGLPMRGTVVIGEGERDEAPMLFIGEKVGRQAPEDPEVDIAVDPLEGTNLCATGAPGAIAVLAAANKGGLLHAPDCYMEKIIVGPAARGVVHLDATVKENLSAIAKRLDRSVKDLVVIVLDRPRHEKLIEEIRSAGARIRLISDGDLSAGISAAVRRTNVHAVMGIGGAPEGVLTAAALRCLNGGMEGRLVPAKPGEEERKKFEERLRSMGITDPNRIYTERDLAPGPDILFAATGVTDGALFRGVRFFGHGARTYSVVMALKERIIRFVDTVHLDGSPDAVVEF; encoded by the coding sequence GTGTCTTTCGAAGGGCTTTTGTCGCGCGAATTTTTACGTGTCGTTGAGGAAGCTGCCATCGCGGCCGCACGCACGATGGGCCAGGGCGACCGCAAGCTTTCCGATCGCGTCGCGGTGGAGGCGATGCGCAAGTCCATGGATGGACTGCCGATGAGGGGAACGGTGGTGATCGGAGAGGGCGAGCGTGACGAGGCTCCGATGCTGTTTATCGGCGAGAAGGTCGGCCGCCAGGCACCGGAAGACCCTGAGGTGGACATTGCCGTCGACCCCCTCGAAGGCACGAACCTGTGTGCCACGGGAGCGCCGGGGGCCATTGCGGTGTTAGCGGCCGCGAACAAAGGCGGCCTCCTTCACGCGCCCGACTGCTACATGGAAAAAATCATCGTCGGTCCGGCGGCGCGGGGCGTGGTTCACCTCGATGCGACCGTGAAAGAAAACTTGTCCGCGATTGCAAAGCGACTGGATCGTTCGGTGAAGGATCTCGTCGTCATTGTGCTCGACCGGCCGCGGCATGAAAAGTTGATCGAAGAAATTCGGAGCGCCGGAGCTCGCATTCGCTTGATCAGCGATGGGGATCTTTCGGCTGGGATTTCTGCCGCAGTTCGCCGTACGAACGTACACGCGGTGATGGGGATCGGTGGTGCACCCGAGGGAGTTCTCACCGCAGCCGCTTTGCGCTGCCTCAATGGTGGTATGGAGGGGCGGCTCGTCCCAGCCAAGCCTGGAGAGGAAGAGCGCAAAAAATTCGAAGAGCGACTGCGTAGCATGGGAATAACGGACCCGAACCGGATTTACACCGAGCGCGACCTGGCTCCGGGGCCGGACATTCTCTTTGCCGCTACGGGCGTGACCGACGGGGCGTTGTTCCGGGGGGTGCGATTTTTCGGGCACGGCGCGCGCACCTACTCGGTGGTCATGGCGCTCAAAGAGCGAATCATTCGTTTCGTGGACACCGTCCACCTCGACGGTTCGCCGGATGCGGTGGTCGAGTTTTGA
- the dnaQ gene encoding DNA polymerase III subunit epsilon gives MRDKIVGYLRERPAGATVEELLDLIFTHPGSDGEIGPYFVRLLLEPDPRFVWDAARGRWKLREFQDLARTLDEATFVVVDIETTGLTPEPGGIMEIGAARIESGRVVAHFERLVRPSKRPPPFIVRLTGITWELLRDQPPISEVWREFSDFIRDAVLVAHNASFDFGYLNLASRALSGVPLADTYLCTLKLARRLVPESRKRGLDALAELFGIRTDRRHRALGDALITTEVLFHLIERAKRRGLRYVDELLALQHEGRDGRPFFCPLPRAVVEELPDSPGIYRFYDENDRLLYVGRARDLRRRVASYLSNSESHSNKTLDLIRHIHRVRVERCSSELEAALREAEEIRATKPPYNQRAKHLPQVAYLKLGREQPFPRISITSRPRRSGELFIGPLRSRHEAERLLKIWSKLYGLRTCRGALNPSPDQTPCFQGQTGLCSMPCAARITASEYQDRVAAFLEDLQSGGAHTRQFLESERERLAGLERFEAAQRLQDDLVFFDGVCARFQFLGWLNREQNFLLLVPQLCGGAVDAYLLLSGELVARTAIYRADELTAWLQRVRHEPTQKLGRAQRVDSTVILVAWLRDRKASAGILFRVPDPKTSWPATLVGEWRAACDQLLAAPSLEPLA, from the coding sequence ATGCGCGACAAAATTGTTGGTTACCTTCGGGAGCGACCAGCCGGAGCCACGGTCGAGGAGCTGCTCGACCTGATTTTTACGCACCCGGGAAGCGACGGCGAAATCGGGCCGTACTTCGTGCGGCTTTTGCTCGAACCGGATCCGCGTTTCGTATGGGACGCTGCCCGCGGTCGTTGGAAATTGCGCGAGTTTCAAGACTTGGCCCGTACCTTGGACGAGGCAACCTTCGTCGTGGTGGATATCGAGACCACCGGACTCACCCCCGAACCGGGAGGCATCATGGAAATTGGCGCGGCGCGCATCGAGAGTGGCCGAGTCGTGGCCCACTTCGAGCGACTCGTGCGCCCTAGCAAACGGCCGCCGCCTTTCATCGTGCGACTCACGGGCATCACTTGGGAACTCCTACGAGATCAGCCACCCATTTCCGAGGTATGGCGCGAATTCTCGGATTTCATCCGGGACGCGGTCTTGGTCGCCCACAACGCCAGCTTCGACTTTGGTTATTTGAACCTCGCGAGCCGCGCCCTTTCCGGAGTGCCGTTGGCCGATACGTACCTTTGCACGCTCAAGCTGGCCCGCCGTTTGGTTCCGGAATCCCGCAAGCGCGGCTTGGATGCCCTGGCCGAGTTGTTTGGGATTCGAACGGACCGGCGCCACCGCGCTTTGGGAGACGCCCTCATCACGACCGAAGTGTTGTTCCATCTTATCGAGCGAGCCAAGCGGCGGGGGCTGCGCTATGTGGACGAGCTGCTCGCGTTGCAGCACGAAGGGCGCGATGGCCGTCCGTTTTTTTGTCCGTTGCCGCGCGCGGTTGTCGAAGAGTTGCCGGACTCTCCCGGGATTTACCGCTTTTACGACGAGAATGACCGCTTGCTGTACGTCGGGCGTGCACGGGATCTGCGCCGCCGCGTGGCTTCGTACCTCAGCAATTCCGAGAGCCATTCGAACAAAACTCTCGATCTCATCCGCCACATCCATCGTGTCAGAGTGGAGCGCTGCTCGTCGGAATTGGAAGCCGCGCTGCGGGAGGCGGAAGAAATTCGTGCAACGAAGCCTCCATACAACCAGCGCGCGAAACACTTGCCTCAAGTGGCGTATCTCAAGCTGGGCCGGGAGCAGCCGTTTCCGCGGATCTCGATTACTTCCCGGCCTCGGCGGAGCGGAGAACTCTTCATCGGGCCGCTACGTTCCCGGCACGAGGCAGAACGGCTCTTAAAGATTTGGTCTAAGTTGTACGGCCTGCGAACTTGCCGAGGGGCCTTGAACCCTTCGCCGGACCAAACCCCCTGTTTTCAAGGGCAGACGGGTTTATGCAGCATGCCCTGCGCGGCGCGCATCACCGCCAGCGAATATCAGGATCGAGTCGCCGCCTTTCTGGAAGATCTTCAAAGCGGCGGAGCACACACGCGGCAGTTTTTGGAAAGCGAACGCGAGCGGCTCGCAGGGCTCGAACGCTTCGAAGCGGCGCAGCGCCTGCAAGATGATTTGGTTTTCTTCGATGGAGTTTGTGCCCGTTTCCAGTTCCTCGGTTGGCTCAACCGAGAGCAAAATTTTCTGTTACTCGTGCCCCAACTTTGCGGCGGTGCTGTCGATGCGTACTTACTGCTTTCCGGGGAACTCGTGGCGCGCACCGCAATTTACCGAGCGGATGAGCTCACTGCGTGGCTCCAACGCGTACGTCACGAGCCGACACAAAAGCTCGGGCGCGCACAGCGAGTGGATTCGACCGTGATCCTGGTGGCTTGGCTTCGGGATCGCAAGGCTTCGGCGGGCATCCTCTTTCGAGTTCCGGACCCGAAAACGAGCTGGCCCGCCACCCTCGTTGGAGAGTGGCGGGCCGCTTGCGATCAGCTCCTCGCTGCGCCCTCGTTAGAGCCGTTGGCCTGA
- the fbaB gene encoding fructose-bisphosphate aldolase, whose protein sequence is MTERVREILSWYRSENPGVLTNLARLLNHGRLGGTGKLVILPVDQGFEHGPARSFAPNPPGYDPRYHFELAIEAGCNAYAAPLGFLEAGAAEFAGEIPLILKLNNSDTLYTGTDPCPAVTASVDDALRLGCVAIGFTIYPGSAARNEMYGQLRALAEEAKRKGLAVVVWSYPRGSGLSKAGETAVDVVAYAAQIAAQLGAHVIKVKPPTAHIEQEAARKVYEKQRIPIETLADRVRHVVQSAFDGRRIVIFSGGEAKETNAILDEIRAIRDGGGFGSIIGRNSFQRPRKEAIEFLHTVMDIYAGKLK, encoded by the coding sequence ATGACCGAGCGAGTGCGGGAGATCTTGAGTTGGTACCGCAGCGAGAACCCTGGGGTGCTGACGAACTTGGCGCGGTTGCTCAATCACGGCCGGCTGGGAGGCACGGGCAAGTTGGTGATCCTCCCTGTGGATCAAGGGTTCGAGCATGGGCCTGCGAGAAGCTTTGCGCCCAACCCGCCGGGTTACGATCCTCGTTACCATTTCGAGCTGGCGATCGAAGCTGGGTGTAACGCTTACGCAGCCCCGCTTGGGTTTCTCGAGGCAGGGGCCGCCGAGTTCGCGGGCGAGATTCCGTTGATCCTCAAACTGAACAATTCCGACACGCTATATACCGGCACCGACCCGTGTCCCGCGGTTACGGCCAGCGTGGATGACGCCCTCAGGCTTGGTTGTGTGGCCATCGGCTTCACCATTTATCCCGGATCTGCCGCGCGCAACGAGATGTACGGTCAGCTCCGCGCCCTCGCGGAAGAAGCAAAACGCAAGGGTTTAGCGGTAGTGGTGTGGTCGTATCCGCGCGGCTCAGGGCTTTCGAAAGCGGGGGAAACCGCTGTAGATGTGGTCGCGTATGCCGCCCAAATTGCGGCTCAGTTGGGGGCGCACGTGATCAAAGTCAAGCCGCCGACGGCGCACATCGAGCAAGAGGCCGCGCGCAAGGTGTACGAGAAGCAGCGCATTCCGATCGAAACTTTGGCCGATCGGGTACGTCACGTGGTGCAAAGTGCCTTCGATGGGCGGCGCATCGTGATTTTCTCGGGCGGTGAGGCCAAAGAAACCAATGCCATTCTGGACGAAATTCGTGCGATCCGTGATGGTGGCGGGTTCGGCTCGATCATCGGGCGCAACTCGTTCCAGCGGCCACGCAAGGAGGCCATCGAGTTTCTCCACACCGTGATGGACATTTACGCCGGGAAGCTCAAATAG
- a CDS encoding acetoacetyl-CoA reductase gives MKRLAGEVALITGGASGIGRATAEKLASLGASVAVADRNLEGAEQVADALREAGSTAVAVEMDVTDHGAVEAGVRYARGILGAVTVLVSAAGWDRIQPFRETEPDLWEKLIAINLLGAIRVTRAVVDDMVQASRGRLVFVSSDAARVGSSGEAVYAAAKGGLISFAKTLARELARYGITANVVCPGPTETPLLHEVMQGEAGAKIIAAMTRAIPLGRLGKPEEVAAAIAFFAGPEAGFITGQVLSVSGGLTMVG, from the coding sequence ATGAAACGACTGGCAGGCGAAGTCGCTTTGATTACCGGTGGAGCTAGCGGCATTGGCCGGGCGACTGCGGAGAAGCTGGCATCCCTCGGCGCATCGGTGGCAGTCGCTGACCGTAATTTGGAAGGCGCGGAACAGGTCGCGGACGCGCTACGGGAGGCGGGCTCGACTGCTGTAGCGGTCGAGATGGATGTTACAGACCATGGCGCGGTCGAGGCAGGAGTCAGGTATGCACGCGGCATTCTCGGTGCCGTCACCGTCCTCGTCAGTGCAGCCGGTTGGGATCGGATTCAGCCCTTTCGCGAAACGGAGCCGGATCTGTGGGAGAAACTCATTGCCATCAACTTGCTCGGTGCGATTCGTGTGACCCGCGCCGTGGTGGACGACATGGTGCAGGCGTCTCGCGGCCGTCTCGTTTTTGTGAGTTCCGATGCGGCTCGGGTCGGCAGCAGTGGTGAAGCCGTTTATGCGGCCGCCAAGGGCGGTTTGATCTCCTTTGCGAAGACACTGGCTCGCGAACTGGCGCGCTATGGAATCACAGCCAATGTCGTTTGCCCGGGGCCGACCGAAACACCACTGCTGCACGAAGTCATGCAAGGAGAGGCGGGAGCAAAGATCATTGCGGCGATGACGCGGGCGATTCCTCTCGGGCGGTTGGGCAAACCAGAAGAAGTCGCTGCGGCCATCGCCTTCTTTGCCGGACCGGAAGCCGGCTTCATCACGGGGCAAGTGTTGAGCGTCAGCGGCGGGCTGACGATGGTGGGATAG
- a CDS encoding hydroxymethylpyrimidine/phosphomethylpyrimidine kinase, whose translation MVPRALTIAGSDSSGGAGVQADLKTFTAMGVYGMSAVTALTAQNTVGVQEVLVVPASFVRAQIEAVVTDLGPAPTKTGMLASREIVEVVAAAVTEHELKPLVVDPVMVAQTGARLLEPDAVDALRRRLLPLATVVTPNVPEAEALLGYPIESVDDMRRAAHAFVEMGAASCLIKGGHLPSERATDVFHDGRQCVVLDTPRLPTPHTHGTGCQLSAAIVAGLAKGMDTLAAIRLAKQFIKCAIEAALPTGKGCGPANPLAWPRS comes from the coding sequence ATGGTTCCACGTGCCTTGACCATTGCTGGCTCCGACTCCAGTGGCGGGGCGGGGGTCCAAGCCGACTTGAAAACATTTACCGCCATGGGCGTGTATGGGATGAGTGCCGTCACCGCGCTCACGGCGCAGAACACCGTTGGGGTGCAGGAAGTTTTGGTGGTCCCGGCAAGCTTCGTCCGCGCCCAGATCGAGGCCGTAGTCACCGACTTGGGACCCGCACCCACGAAAACTGGCATGCTCGCGAGTAGAGAAATCGTGGAGGTGGTTGCCGCAGCAGTCACGGAGCACGAACTGAAACCCTTGGTGGTCGACCCGGTGATGGTAGCCCAAACGGGCGCTCGTCTGTTGGAGCCAGACGCAGTGGATGCTTTGCGCAGGCGCTTACTGCCCTTGGCCACGGTCGTGACACCCAACGTTCCTGAGGCCGAAGCGCTGCTCGGCTATCCCATCGAGTCGGTGGACGACATGCGGCGCGCGGCGCACGCTTTTGTCGAAATGGGAGCGGCCAGTTGCTTGATCAAAGGCGGGCACTTGCCAAGCGAACGTGCCACCGACGTGTTTCACGACGGCCGACAGTGTGTCGTGTTGGACACGCCGCGACTGCCGACCCCTCACACACACGGCACCGGATGCCAGCTCTCGGCGGCCATCGTGGCGGGCCTGGCGAAAGGAATGGACACGCTCGCGGCCATTCGACTCGCGAAGCAATTCATAAAATGCGCCATCGAAGCCGCGCTCCCAACTGGAAAGGGTTGCGGGCCCGCCAATCCGTTGGCGTGGCCACGCTCCTGA
- a CDS encoding acyl-CoA dehydrogenase encodes MNAAFFHDDMRWFLEHRVDWANLFRLQGREGAAVEEELATYTEVLETLDKICVELDQQYRAHWHEEAELADGEVRHPAYIQEGYEQLRRSGLLCLPVSPEYGGYGLPFLVNTFYLEMIARANSSLMTIVGLQAGVAGDIERYGSEEIKRRYIPKLTSGEWQGSMDLTEPNAGSDLGGIVTRATEENGRFFVDGEKIFITNGGSQVHLVLARDAATFQETRGTTNGLSLVLVPAYLPDGSRNRMRVTRVERKMGLHGSPTCAVEFDHAEGFLLGTRGQGFRAMLDLMNSARLGVAAQALGVGQAAFEEALGYAKQRVQFDAPIIEQPLVKSMLTQMAINLQAARALLYRTAALVDRLEALRHAPQASSEAQQELELVTQTVRLLTPLCKYYATEISNDVTRKAVQIHGGLGYMAESAVGHFHCDSIITTIYEGTSEIQASFALKEMSKGSLFTVLDQIVGETKALEAAYPEECRRIQELVSKWIQGSLPALLEDPRYALLNAKRLAEMVIDVIAAVELLHQANRSEGKRLAARSFLDRRSLAIEMGARRIQSGDVRRLGRYDKILGLG; translated from the coding sequence ATGAACGCAGCATTCTTCCATGACGACATGAGGTGGTTTTTGGAGCATCGGGTGGACTGGGCGAATTTGTTCCGCCTGCAAGGGCGCGAAGGTGCTGCGGTCGAAGAGGAACTGGCCACGTACACAGAAGTGCTGGAGACTCTCGATAAGATCTGCGTCGAGCTCGATCAGCAGTACCGCGCTCACTGGCACGAAGAAGCCGAGTTGGCCGACGGCGAGGTCCGGCATCCTGCGTACATCCAGGAAGGGTACGAGCAGTTGCGACGCTCCGGGCTTCTATGTCTGCCGGTCTCTCCCGAGTACGGGGGGTACGGTCTGCCCTTTCTGGTGAACACGTTTTACTTGGAGATGATTGCTCGCGCCAACTCGAGCTTGATGACGATCGTTGGTTTGCAGGCCGGAGTGGCCGGGGACATCGAACGGTACGGGTCGGAGGAGATCAAACGGCGCTACATCCCGAAGCTCACGAGTGGCGAGTGGCAGGGCAGCATGGACCTGACCGAACCCAATGCGGGGTCCGACCTTGGTGGTATCGTGACGCGAGCCACTGAGGAGAACGGGCGGTTTTTCGTCGACGGCGAGAAGATCTTTATCACCAATGGCGGTTCCCAGGTGCACCTCGTGCTCGCTCGCGACGCGGCCACGTTTCAAGAAACGCGTGGAACCACCAATGGTCTCAGCCTCGTTCTCGTTCCCGCGTACTTGCCGGATGGGTCGCGCAATCGCATGCGGGTCACGCGAGTGGAGCGGAAAATGGGCTTGCACGGGTCACCCACCTGCGCCGTGGAGTTCGATCACGCGGAGGGCTTTCTTCTCGGCACGCGGGGGCAGGGCTTTCGTGCGATGCTCGACCTGATGAACAGCGCTCGCCTCGGGGTTGCAGCGCAGGCGTTGGGCGTGGGCCAGGCCGCTTTCGAGGAAGCGCTGGGATATGCGAAGCAGCGGGTCCAATTCGACGCCCCGATCATCGAACAACCATTGGTCAAATCCATGCTGACCCAGATGGCCATCAATCTCCAAGCCGCCCGGGCCTTGCTGTACCGCACGGCAGCCTTGGTGGACCGATTGGAAGCATTGCGGCATGCACCGCAGGCGTCCTCGGAGGCGCAGCAAGAACTCGAACTGGTCACACAAACGGTCCGCCTGCTGACCCCTCTTTGCAAATACTACGCGACGGAAATCAGCAACGATGTCACCCGCAAGGCGGTGCAAATCCATGGTGGCCTCGGGTATATGGCGGAGTCCGCCGTTGGTCACTTCCACTGCGACTCGATCATTACCACCATTTACGAAGGAACCTCGGAGATTCAGGCCAGTTTTGCACTCAAGGAGATGAGCAAGGGGAGTTTGTTCACCGTTTTGGATCAAATTGTCGGCGAAACCAAAGCGCTCGAGGCGGCGTACCCGGAAGAATGTCGACGTATCCAAGAGCTGGTGAGCAAATGGATTCAGGGGTCCTTGCCGGCATTGCTTGAAGATCCGCGTTATGCGTTGTTGAACGCAAAGCGACTTGCCGAAATGGTCATTGACGTCATCGCTGCTGTCGAGTTGCTGCATCAGGCAAACCGTTCCGAGGGGAAGCGGTTGGCGGCTCGCAGTTTTCTCGATCGCCGCTCGCTGGCGATCGAAATGGGGGCGCGCCGCATTCAAAGCGGCGACGTGCGCCGGCTCGGCCGTTACGACAAGATTCTCGGTCTGGGCTGA
- the prfB gene encoding peptide chain release factor 2, which produces MRTGSIPSGAIFDVAGKEKRLAELDRQAATPEFWTDRERAKVVQRERAEIQRLLESWHQLTRQLDDARVLLEFAREGDTESISELQRVVGHLREQLERVELERLLAGEHDSGNAILTIHPGAGGLEAQDWAEMLLRMYLRWAERHGFKTEILDLQPGEGAGIKSATVAVEGPYAYGYLKAEVGVHRLVRISPFDANARRHTSFASVFVYPDLDEDIEVKIDEKDLRIDTFRASGAGGQHVNKTDSAVRITHLPTGIVVTCQNERSQHKNKSMAMRILRARLYELELKKRQEQIAELAEGQREIAWGSQIRSYVLQPYRLVKDHRTGVEVGNADAVLDGDIDVFIEAYLRQQAQASAGQTGNR; this is translated from the coding sequence TTGCGCACCGGATCAATACCCTCGGGAGCTATCTTTGACGTTGCCGGGAAAGAAAAGCGCCTAGCGGAACTCGACCGCCAGGCCGCGACGCCGGAATTTTGGACCGACCGAGAACGCGCCAAGGTGGTCCAGCGCGAGCGCGCGGAAATTCAGCGACTTCTCGAGTCGTGGCACCAGTTGACGCGCCAACTCGACGATGCCCGCGTGCTCCTCGAGTTCGCCCGTGAAGGCGACACGGAGTCCATCAGCGAACTCCAAAGGGTTGTCGGTCATCTGCGCGAACAACTAGAGCGCGTGGAGCTGGAACGCTTGCTTGCGGGCGAACACGACAGCGGCAACGCCATCCTGACGATTCACCCGGGCGCGGGCGGCCTCGAAGCGCAAGATTGGGCGGAGATGTTGCTCCGAATGTACTTGCGTTGGGCGGAAAGACACGGTTTCAAAACCGAGATTCTCGATTTGCAGCCCGGGGAAGGTGCGGGAATCAAAAGTGCCACGGTGGCGGTCGAGGGCCCGTACGCCTACGGCTACCTCAAGGCGGAGGTGGGCGTGCACCGCTTGGTGCGGATCTCGCCGTTCGACGCGAACGCCCGCCGGCATACATCCTTTGCGTCGGTGTTTGTGTACCCCGACCTCGACGAGGATATCGAAGTCAAGATCGACGAAAAGGACCTGCGGATCGACACGTTCCGGGCCAGCGGCGCTGGTGGCCAGCACGTCAACAAGACGGACTCGGCTGTACGCATTACGCACTTGCCGACGGGGATCGTGGTCACTTGTCAGAACGAACGCTCTCAGCACAAGAACAAGTCAATGGCCATGCGCATCTTGCGCGCTCGCCTGTACGAGCTCGAACTCAAGAAGCGCCAGGAGCAAATTGCTGAGCTTGCGGAAGGGCAGCGGGAAATTGCATGGGGAAGTCAGATTCGATCGTACGTACTGCAGCCCTACCGACTCGTGAAGGATCACCGCACTGGGGTCGAAGTGGGCAATGCGGATGCGGTGCTGGACGGTGACATAGACGTGTTCATCGAAGCTTACTTGCGCCAGCAGGCGCAGGCGTCGGCGGGCCAAACGGGAAATCGCTAA
- a CDS encoding DNA-binding response regulator — protein sequence MIRALIVDDEKLARDRLQGFLRDFADVEIVGSAKNGPQAIQAIEALKPDVVFLDVQMPGVDGFGVLKAVQHRPQVVFATAYDQYAIRAFEVCAVDYLLKPVSRERLTETMRRVRDRLAQHAPPPAIEDILAAIEARERRYLHQVPVQRGRNILVLSAEQVLWFEVEDRIVFAYVDGDRFMTNFTLRELEERLDPNVFFRAHKSRLVNLQHVKAIVPWFAGRYKLVMKDQKGSELELSRAQTRLLRSRMHW from the coding sequence ATGATTCGTGCACTGATCGTGGATGACGAGAAGCTGGCGCGCGACCGCTTACAAGGTTTCTTGCGCGATTTCGCCGACGTGGAAATTGTCGGCAGCGCCAAAAATGGCCCACAAGCCATTCAGGCGATCGAGGCGCTCAAACCCGATGTCGTGTTTCTCGACGTACAAATGCCCGGGGTTGACGGATTCGGGGTTCTGAAAGCCGTGCAGCACCGGCCACAGGTGGTTTTTGCCACAGCGTACGACCAGTACGCGATTCGCGCTTTCGAAGTGTGTGCGGTGGATTATTTGCTGAAACCCGTGTCGCGCGAGCGGCTCACCGAAACCATGCGGCGCGTGCGCGACCGCCTTGCCCAGCACGCCCCCCCACCTGCGATCGAGGACATCCTAGCCGCCATCGAAGCGCGCGAGCGCCGCTACCTGCATCAAGTGCCCGTTCAGCGAGGGCGCAACATCCTCGTCCTTTCCGCCGAGCAAGTGCTCTGGTTCGAAGTCGAAGACCGGATTGTGTTTGCCTACGTGGACGGCGATCGTTTCATGACCAACTTCACCTTGCGCGAACTCGAAGAGCGGCTGGACCCGAACGTGTTTTTCCGCGCCCACAAGTCCCGGCTCGTCAATCTCCAGCACGTCAAGGCGATCGTTCCTTGGTTTGCGGGCCGGTACAAACTCGTAATGAAGGATCAAAAGGGTTCGGAACTCGAGCTGAGCCGCGCGCAAACTCGGTTGTTGCGGTCCCGCATGCACTGGTGA
- a CDS encoding acyl-CoA dehydrogenase: MFSFEMTPEQREMKELARKFAAEEIIPIAARCDETETFPVEVCRKAWELGLMNLEVPKEYGGPGLGVLDTILILEELNYGCAGITNALAANGLAAVPLIKAGTEEQKKKYLGMLANEFSFAAFCTTEPGAGSDVAGMSTTYRRVGDDFVINGVKHFISNGSMAHWYTVFATRDRNLRHQGISCFVLPADTPGIRRRRMHGKLGQRAADTAEVVFEEVVVPKSALVGEEGQGFKIAMQTFDHTRPEIGAIAIGISQRALDEARKYALERQAFGQPIANFQAIQFMLADMAIEIEAMRLLTYKAAWLLDQGAGAPIVSSYAKAFGADACMRITTDAVQIFGGYGYMREYPVEKLMRDAKLLQIYEGTSQIQRVVIARNLLKS, translated from the coding sequence ATGTTTTCTTTCGAGATGACCCCAGAGCAACGCGAAATGAAAGAGCTCGCTCGCAAATTCGCCGCCGAAGAAATCATCCCCATAGCGGCACGCTGCGATGAGACCGAAACCTTTCCGGTCGAGGTGTGCCGTAAGGCGTGGGAACTCGGGCTGATGAATTTAGAGGTCCCCAAGGAATACGGAGGCCCGGGTTTGGGTGTGCTGGACACGATTTTGATCCTGGAAGAACTCAACTACGGGTGCGCCGGTATTACCAACGCCCTGGCCGCGAACGGCTTAGCCGCAGTGCCCCTCATCAAGGCAGGAACCGAGGAACAAAAGAAAAAGTATCTCGGTATGCTCGCCAACGAATTTAGCTTTGCCGCCTTTTGTACGACCGAGCCGGGCGCGGGCTCGGATGTCGCCGGCATGTCGACCACGTACCGCCGGGTGGGCGACGATTTCGTGATCAACGGCGTCAAGCACTTCATCTCCAATGGATCGATGGCCCACTGGTACACGGTTTTCGCGACCCGCGACCGCAACCTCCGCCACCAAGGGATCTCGTGTTTTGTCCTGCCCGCAGACACGCCCGGAATCCGCCGCCGCCGCATGCACGGCAAGCTGGGCCAGCGCGCCGCCGATACGGCCGAGGTCGTTTTCGAGGAAGTTGTGGTGCCGAAAAGTGCGCTCGTAGGCGAAGAGGGACAGGGATTCAAAATCGCCATGCAAACCTTCGACCACACTCGCCCAGAGATCGGGGCGATCGCCATTGGAATTTCCCAACGTGCCCTCGACGAAGCCCGGAAGTACGCCTTGGAGCGCCAGGCCTTTGGCCAGCCCATTGCGAATTTCCAGGCAATCCAGTTTATGCTCGCGGATATGGCCATCGAAATCGAAGCGATGCGCCTGCTCACCTACAAAGCGGCGTGGCTTTTGGACCAAGGAGCCGGGGCCCCGATCGTTTCGAGTTATGCGAAGGCCTTCGGCGCCGACGCGTGCATGCGCATCACGACCGACGCCGTGCAAATTTTCGGCGGCTACGGGTACATGCGCGAGTACCCCGTCGAAAAACTCATGCGCGATGCGAAGTTGCTTCAAATCTACGAGGGTACATCGCAAATCCAACGCGTCGTCATCGCGCGCAACTTGCTCAAATCTTGA